A portion of the Podospora pseudoanserina strain CBS 124.78 chromosome 2, whole genome shotgun sequence genome contains these proteins:
- a CDS encoding hypothetical protein (EggNog:ENOG503P91C; COG:S) — MAPISLLTMALMPLLALAMPTAIPATASAVDVPGNVLVCTGENYMGECQTVQFNIEYPGECLPIPEPFKNNVGSFKPDRGAICRLFAADRPDCTGSGLSILYYPGQADLLTDNGEYIAGHEATYWRCQTCTGCT, encoded by the coding sequence ATGGCTCCTatctctcttctcaccaTGGCGCTCATGCCTCTGCTCGCCCTTGCCATGCCCACAGCTATCCCCGCAACAGCGTCCGCAGTCGACGTACCCGGCAACGTTTTAGTCTGTACTGGCGAAAATTACATGGGAGAATGCCAAACCGTTCAGTTTAATATCGAATATCCTGGCGAATGCCTGCCTATTCCGGAGCCGTTCAAGAACAACGTGGGGTCATTCAAACCAGACCGTGGTGCCATCTGCCGTCTTTTCGCCGCCGATCGGCCAGATTGCACAGGCTCCGGTCTCTCGATCTTGTATTACCCTGGTCAGGCGGATCTTCTGACGGACAATGGAGAATATATTGCCGGGCATGAGGCGACCTATTGGAGGTGCCAGACGTGCACTGGCTGCACCTAA
- a CDS encoding hypothetical protein (EggNog:ENOG503NWJG; COG:S) codes for MSQPQVSLSQKLSRIIRETDLPELITSPSTFTMPTMTLASFRSNFTFGFAHGLIVPFALTAGLSSLGIPAK; via the exons atgTCACAACCACAAGTATCGTTGTCCCAAAAGCTCAGCCGCATCATCAGAG AAACCGACCTCCCCGagctcatcacctccccctcaacctttACCATGCCCACCATGACACTCGCCTCCTTCCGCTCAAACTTCACCTTCGGCTTCGCACATGGCCTCATCGTTCCTTTTGCCCTCACAGCCGGCCTATCCTCACTGGGAATACCCGCAAAATAA
- the HET-R gene encoding Heterokaryon incompatibility NOD-like receptor R (EggNog:ENOG503NYUK; COG:S), translating to MRLLERDDTGDFHLKDLPSNAIPPYAILSHTWGDEEVLFKDLVDGTGRKNAGYAKVQFCGDQAWRDGLKHFWIDTCCIDKSDAVEVQHALNSMFQWYRNATKCYVYLTDVSTRKRDADGNSGWELAFRTCRWFTRGWTLQELIAPTIVEFFSKECERLGDKKSLERDIHDITGIPLKALQGRPLSDFSIAERMAWIEKRDTKFEEDKAYSLFGIFDVHIPVIYGEGKQKALKRLRDKIHEDYLCLAKLWSADPRDPHHEKERIELAKGGLLADAYRWVFDNPEFLQWRHNSESRLLWIKGDPGKGKTMLLCGIIDELEQPITASGGNLAYFFCQATDSRINSAIAVLRGLIYLLARRQPRLLLYLPENTYASDDAMAWVVLSKVLRRMLEDPDLKETYLVIDALDECVIDLPKLLDFVVISPGRVKWLLSSRNEVLIEEKLKPDVGRTRLSLELKANAMQVSHAIDAYIDGKLSGLASLQDDTPLKNQVRDILHQKANGTFLWVALVIQELSEDDVESWHALQIVEEVPSGLDRMYDRMLNEISRYKRDSEFCRRILLVATVAYRPLYLDEIGSLSRLPEQIMGSTENIRKVVAKCGSFLTIREDKIYLIHQSAKDYLSASALIFPHGAPIAHRDICARSLELMLQKLRRDMYGLVTPGLPIDQARTPEPDPLVTVRYSCVFWVDHLRDSITDKDTPQRNTLDAVQTFLEQKYLYWLEALSLLRAISEGVIAIRKLEGLVGRTHQRQLTTFIRDAHRFALSYRWIIEEAPLQAYTSALVFAPVGSLVKKRFKTEEPSWISTKPVVEADWNACLQTLEGHSASVTSVAFSADGQQLASGSWDRTVKIWDPASDQCLQTLQGHSDSVTSVAFSADGQRLASGSHDCTVKIWDPALGQCLQTLEGHSDSVTSMAFSADGQRLASGSRDCTVKIWDPASGQCLQTLEGHSDEVNSIAFSADGQRLASGSWDRTVKIWDPASGQCLQTLQGHSDEVNSIAFSADGQRLASGSWDRTVKIWDPASGQCLQTLQGHSDEVNSIAFSADDLRAHGYRLGPDKTWVICNGQNVLWLPPENRPTCSVIQGRMVAIGCSSGRVFTIGFSRDI from the exons ATGCGGCTCCTTGAACGTGATGATACCGGCGACTTCCATCTGAAGGACCTGCCCAGCAACGCGATTCCGCCTTACGCGATACTCTCACACACATGGGGCGACGAAGAGGTCCTCTTTAAAGATCTGGTGGATGGTACGGGCAGGAAAAATGCAGGCTATGCTAAGGTTCAGTTTTGCGGAGATCAAGCCTGGCGCGATGGGCTGAAACACTTCTGGATCGACACATGCTGCATCGATAAGTCAGACGCTGTCGAGGTCCAGCACGCTCTCAACTCCATGTTCCAGTGGTATCGTAACGCCACAAAATGCTATGTCTATCTCACAGACGTCTCAACCCGCAAGCGGGATGCCGACGGCAACTCTGGTTGGGAACTGGCGTTTCGGACATGCAGATGGTTTACCCGAGGATGGACTCTGCAGGAGCTTATTGCTCCAACGATCGTTGAATTCTTCTCTAAGGAGTGCGAGCGTTTGGGAGATAAAAAGTCTTTGGAACGAGATATTCACGATATAACCGGAATTCCTCTAAAAGCTCTTCAGGGAAGACCTCTATCCGATTTCAGTATTGCCGAACGAATGGCGTGGATAGAGAAGCGCGATACAAAATTTGAGGAAGATAAGGCTTACTCGCTATTCGGTATCTTTGACGTGCACATACCGGTTATTTACGGCGAAGGAAAACAGAAGGCATTAAAGCGGCTGCGAGACAAGATCCACGAGGATTATCTCTGTTTAGCAAAGCTGTGGTCCGCTGACCCGCGAGACCCGCACCACGAGAAGGAGCGCATCGAGCTAGCAAAGGGTGGTCTGCTGGCTGATGCTTACCGCTGGGTCTTTGACAACCCCGAATTTCTGCAATGGCGCCATAACTCAGAAAGTCGACTTCTCTGGATCAAGGGCGACCCTGGCAAAGGCAAGACCATGTTGCTCTGCGGTATCATCGACGAGCTAGAGCAACCCATCACTGCTAGTGGTGGCAACTTGGCGTATTTCTTTTGTCAAGCTACCGACTCGCGCATCAATAGCGCAATTGCCGTGCTACGGGGGTTGATTTACCTCCTTGCTCGCCGACAACCGCGTCTCCTCTTATATCTTCCCGAGAATACGTACGCTTCCGACGACGCAATGGCATGGGTCGTTCTATCGAAGGTTTTACGGCGTATGCTAGAAGATCCAGACTTGAAGGAAACCTACCTGGTCATTGATGCCCTTGACGAATGCGTTATCGACCTACCCAAACTTTTGGATTTCGTCGTCATTTCACCAGGACGCGTCAAGTGGCTCTTATCAAGTCGGAACGAGGTTCTTAttgaggagaagctgaagccTGATGTTGGGCGGACGAGACTTAGTCTCGAGTTGAAAGCGAATGCGATGCAAGTGTCTCACGCCATCGATGCGTATATCGACGGCAAGCTATCAGGTCTCGCATCACTTCAAGACGACACGCCGTTGAAAAATCAAGTGCGGGATATTTTGCACCAAAAGGCAAACGGCACGTTCCTCTGGGTTGCTCTCGTTATACAAGAGCTcagtgaggatgatgttgaaagCTGGCATGCTCTTCAAATCGTCGAAGAAGTGCCGTCGGGCCTAGATAGGATGTATGATCGCATGTTGAATGAAATCAGTCGGTACAAAAGGGACTCGGAATTTTGCCGGCGCATACTCTTGGTGGCCACGGTTGCATACCGCCCACTCTACTTGGACGAAATAGGCAGCTTATCTAGATTACCGGAGCAGATTATGGGATCGACAGAGAATATTAGGAAAGTCGTGGCTAAGTGCGGATCGTTTCTCACCATCCGAGAGGACAAGATCTACCTTATCCATCAGTCAGCCAAGGACTACTTAAGCGCATCCGCCTTGATCTTCCCCCATGGCGCACCGATTGCCCACCGGGATATATGCGCTCGATCGCTAGAGCTTATGTTACAGAAGTTAAGACGCGACATGTACGGCTTAGTTACCCCGGGATTGCCTATCGACCAGGCTCGCACGCCAGAACCGGACCCTCTTGTGACAGTACGGTATTCGTGTGTCTTCTGGGTTGACCACCTCCGCGATTCGATTACTGATAAAGACACGCCACAACGCAACACACTGGATGCGGTTCAGACATTCCTTGAACAGAAGTATCTTTACTGGCTTGAAGCTCTTAGTCTACTCCGAGCTATATCGGAAGGTGTCATTGCCATAAGAAAGCTTGAGGGCCTAGTG GGGCGAACTCATCAAAGGCAGCTAACAACTTTTATTCGGGATGCGCACCGGTTCGCTCTCTCCTACAGATGGATAATCGAGGAAGCCCCTCTTCAGGCGTATACATCAGCCCTCGTATTTGCACCGGTTGGCAGTCTAGTAAAGAAGAGATTTAAGACGGAAGAACCTAGCTGGATCAGTACAAAGCCAGTAGTAGAAGCGGACTGGAATGCATGCCTCCAGACACTCGAAGGCCATAGTGCCTCGGTTACCTCGGTCGCCTTTTCGGCGGATGGCCAGCAGCTCGCATCCGGTTCATGGGACCGTACCGTTAAGATCTGGGATCCCGCCTCGGACCAATGCCTCCAGACGCTCCAAGGCCATAGCGACTCGGTTACCTCGGTCGCCTTTTCGGCGGATGGCCAGCGGCTCGCATCCGGTTCACACGACTGTACCGTTAAGATCTGGGATCCCGCCTTGGGCCAATGCCTCCAGACGCTCGAAGGCCATAGCGACTCGGTTACCTCGATGGCCTTTTCGGCGGATGGCCAGCGGCTCGCATCCGGTTCACGGGACTGTACCGTTAAGATCTGGGATCCCGCCTCGGGCCAATGCCTCCAGACGCTCGAAGGCCATAGCGACGAGGTTAACTCGATTGCCTTTTCGGCGGATGGCCAGCGGCTCGCATCCGGTTCATGGGACCGTACCGTTAAGATCTGGGATCCCGCCTCGGGCCAATGCCTCCAGACGCTCCAAGGCCATAGCGACGAGGTTAACTCGATTGCCTTTTCGGCGGATGGCCAGCGGCTCGCATCCGGTTCATGGGACCGTACCGTTAAGATCTGGGATCCCGCCTCGGGCCAATGCCTCCAGACGCTCCAAGGCCATAGCGACGAGGTTAACTCGATTGCCTTTTCGGCGGATGATCTAAGGGCGCATGGGTATAGGTTGGGGCCAGATAAGACCTGGGTTATTTGTAACGGCCAGAATGTGCTATGGTTACCACCTGAAAACCGCCCAACCTGCTCTGTAATCCAAGGGCGGATGGTAGCTATTGGCTGTTCATCAGGGCGAGTTTTTACTATTGGCTTCTCGCGCGATATATAA